Genomic window (Prosthecobacter fusiformis):
TGCATCGAGCCATATTACAGGAACGGAAATCTTTATTGATGGCGGCCAGTCACTTCTCCAAGGCTAAATTGAGCCTAACATAAAGTTATGAAAATTTATTCATTTTTTATCGCCGCTGTTTCGGTGGTGCTGATGAGTTGCTCCAGCACAAAAGACACAAAAACGCTGCCCACGGCGGCGAAGGTGGATATCCAACGCTATATGGGGCAGTGGTATGAAATTTTCCGGCTGCCCAATCAATTCCAGCGGGATGATTCGAGGGCGGAAGCACTTTATACCATGCAGCCAGACGGAACTGTTAAAGTCCTGAATACAGAGATACGTCCTGACGGCACCCAGAAGAAAGTTTCTGGTACAGCGACAGCGATCTCGGATGGGAAAAATAGCCGCTTGAGAGTGACGTTCGAAGGTCTCGCCTCATTGGTGCCAGTCTCAAAAGAGGGCAATTACTGGATCATCCGTGTGGCTCCCGATTACTCAACGGCTCTCGTAGGCACTCCAGACAGAAAGTACCTTTGGTTGCTTTCACGCACTCCGCAGATCAGCCCCACACGACGCTCTGCTTATGAATCTGAGGCCGCACGGCTTGGCTTTGATACCAAACGTCTGCTTCATCAAAGATAGATTGTCACTTTAAAACTCACCATTTATGATCACTACATCTAACGACCCACAACCTGAACAACCGACTCCCAATGAGGTGGATGTTGAAGAAATGCCAGTCCGTGAGGACGATACATTTATTGATGTTCCCGTCCCTAAACGTGTGACCCGTGAGGTTGACTCAGGCGGCTTATCCAACTCTGACAAAGAAGACACTCAACAAGGGGATGAAGGTATTGATGATCCCCAAGAGATAACAGCGTAAGCGATAACTGATGATAAGTTCCACGGTGGCAGCCATCTGCCACCGTGTTTTTATTTCATCACCGGGTCAGGGCCACGATGACAAGAATAATCAGGATAAGGCCAAGTCCGCCGCTGGGATAGTATCCCCAGCCAGAACTATATGGCCAGGCTGGCAGAGCGCCAATGAGTAGCAAAATCAGCAGTATAAGCAGGATGTTATTCATGGTATTTAATTGGGTTACTAAAGGTATCGTATGCACGCATACCTTTGGCTGTAGGTGATACAGATACCCCAGACAAATGATGACGTTGCCATCAGGAGAAAACTACCCGGCCAATTTATCGGCAGATAGCGATGTAACTTTGCTTATGAAACTGCCCCTAGATTCCAGACACGTCGCCATCCTGGTAACCGATGGCTTTGAACAGTCCGAATTGGAACTGCCACTTCGCGCTCTGGAACTGGCAGGGGCCAAGGTCACCATCATATCCCCTGCGGCAGGTGAGATCCAGGGCATGCATCACGATGAAAAAGGAGATCTATTTGATACCGACCTCCGGTTGGATCTTGCAGACCCCGAAGACTTTGACGCTTTGCTTTTACCTGGTGGACTGGCTAATCCTGACACGCTTCGCTCATTGCCGGCGGCAGTCTCTTTTGTGCGGGAATTCGGTCTCCAAGGAAAACCTATCGCCGCTATCTGTCATGGTCCCTGGATTCTCATTGAAGCGGGCCTGGTAGAAGGCCGACGCCTGACTTCGTGGCCTGCTATCCAGACCGATATCCGCAATGCCGGCGGTGAATGGGTGGATGAAGAAGTCGTTGTGGACATGAAACTGGTCACCAGCCGTCAGCCCGATGACATACCGGCCTTCAATAGCAAAATGATCGAGGTATTCAGTCAAGGGGCAGACATACCTCTGGGCGTTGGAGCACAGCCTCCACTTGAAGATTGATGCTTCACTCCTCCGTAAAGAGGCAGCTTATTGCGCTGCTCCAAGGTTTTTTTCCTTCATTCATAAACGCACTTCTTCTACAAAAACCGAATGTCTCAGATGCCACTCTTTAATTCCGCCCACACAGCACCGGCCGCTAGCATTCGCATAGCCGTCGTGGATGATCATTCCATCATGCGTGCTGTCTATCGCAGTTTGGTCGATGACTGTCCTGAACTCCTGATGGCTTGGAGCGCTTCCACCATCGGGGAGGCCCGTCTCCATGTTGAAAGGGATGAGGCCCCGGATGTCATTATTATGGACGTGACTCTGCCAGACGGCACTGGTTATGATCTCGTGCGCGAGGTCCTTCAAAAATATCCCACCATCCCCATTTTGATGGTCTCCGCGCACGAAGAAAAATCCTATGTGCAACAGGCGGTCGATTGCGGCGCGCGCGGATATTTAGTCAAAGATTCTTCGCCTGCCGAACTCATGGACGCCTTGGAAACGGTTCTGAGTGGAGAAACTTATTTTAAACCAGCGCTCAACCTGACTTCAGGCTGAGCCGATTCGACTCATTCATAAACTCTAATGAATTCGCAGGCCAGTCACTCCACATTGAAATCCTATTGGCAGGATTTCAAGTCAAGCGCCCCAGGCCACCGTTTCAAAGACTTTTATGAACGGCGGCAGGAGGAGCGATCCGGGAGTGGATATGGGAAGCGTTTTCTCTATGTAGGATTGGGATTGGGTCTGGTCATTGCGGGCGTGGTATTCCTGGCACTTCCAGGGCCTGGCCTTCTTGGCGTCGCACTGGGCCTAGCTCTGATTGCTGGGGAGTTCAGTTTTATGGCTTCCTGGCTGGACAGGGGAGAAGTGATGCTACGGGAAGCTGTCCATGTCTTGGCTAAATGGTGGGGCCATTTGCAGTCTTACCAGCGCACACTGTGTTGGGTGCTCGGCTGCCTTTTAATACTGGCAATGGCGGGTGTCATTTACGAATGGTTACGCTAAGCTTTCTCTGCTGAGGCCACACAGCCAGATGTCTTGAATGGGACGATGATTGGATAACCATCTTTTCACTCATGCCCCAGCTACAACAAAAGAAAAAAGCTCTACGTCCCAGGCAAAAGCAGGCGCAGCAGCCAGGCCTGGAACATCGCATGGATCCCCAGCCGGAATCGAGAGTCTTACAGACTGTCCATCAGCCGAAACTCGCTGGGCAAGTGGTCGTTATTTCAGGTGGGGACAGCGGCATTGGACGTGCAGTTGCACTGGCATTTGCTGAACAGGGAGCTAAGACCGCTATCCTTTATCTGAATGAACGCAAGGATGCCGAGGAAACCGTGCGTTTGGTCAAAGAAGCTGGTTCCGATGCATTCTCTCTATCGGGTGACATTGGCCGTGAATCCTTCTGCCAACGTGCAATCGCTAAAGTCATTCGTCAGTGGGGTAGGCTGGACATTGTCATTAACAACGCTGCCGAGCAGCATCCGCAGGACTCCTTGGAGGAAATCACAGCTGTTCAATTGGAAAGAACATTTCGGACCAATATCTTTTCCTATTTCTTTCTCACCAAAGCGGCTCTGCCTCACTTAAAAAGCGGCAGTTCCATTATCAATACGACGTCCGTGACGGCCTATCGAGGCAGCGCATCACTGATCGATTACTCTTCCACCAAAGGGGCAATTGTTTCGTTTACCAGGGCGTTGGCTCATTCGGTCATCAAGCGTGGAATACGTGTCAATGCCGTCGCTCCAGGGCCAGTTTGGACACCGCTCATCCCTGCCTCGTTTCCAAAAGAAAAAGTCGAGACTTTCGGGTCCGATGTCCCCTTAGGACGGGCGGGTCAGCCAAATGAGATTGCCCCTTGTTATGTTTTCCTCGCTTCTGCCGAGGCTTCCTACATCACCGGTCAAGTATTGCATCCCAATGGCGGCGAAATCATCAATGGTTAGTCCAAGGCCCCTTGCCGAGAAGGAGCATGCAAAGGAAGCAGGATTATCCTATGCTTCTGATCACCGCCCCGGCATTACCCGGCACCTTGCGGGAAAAGAATTCATCTACTCATCTGCCGCAGGGGCTCGCATCACGGATGCGGCGGTGCTTTCCAGGATCAGGTCATTGGCCATTCCCCCTGCTTGGACGGATGTTTGGATCTGTCCATCAGATAAAGGGCATCTGCAGGCCACCGGACGGGACGCGCGCAAGCGCAAGCAATACCGCTACCATCCACTCTGGCGTGAATACCGCGACGGAAATAAATTTCAACACATGGTGGCCTTTGCAAGAGCCCTTCCAAAGATTCGCCGCACTGTCCGGCGTGATTTGAAAAAACCAGGGATGCCACGTGAAAAAGTATTGGCGGCTGTGCTCAAGCTTCTGGAGACCACTTTGATCCGTGTGGGAAACGATGAATATGCACGCACGAACCGCTCTTACGGTCTCACCACTCTACACAATAAGCATGTCAAAATCTCAGGGGATAACATCCTTTTCAACTTCAGGGGAAAGAGCGGAAAGGTGCATGGTATTCGCCTGAAAGACCGGGAAATGGCGCGTATCGTCAAACGTTGTCAGCATATGCCAGGGCAGGAACTCTTTGCCTATGAAGACGCTGAGGGAAAGTTACACGACATCGGTTCCCAAGATGTAAATGAGTATTTGCGCGCTATCACGGGCAGCGATTTCACGGCAAAGGATTACCGCACCTGGGCAGGGACCGTGCTGGCGGCCATTGCCTTGCGTGAGTTTGAAGACGTCGCATCCCAGGCTCAGGCCAAGAAGAACGTGATTGTGGCTGTCGAGTCAGTGGCCAGAATGCTGGGAAATACTCCTTCGGTGTGTAGAAAATGCTATGTGCACCCCACCATTTTGGATTCCTATTTTGAGGGGCTTACCATTGCCACGCTGACCAAAAAAGTGGCTGTAAAAATTGATAAATCACTCTCCGCACTGAAGCCTGAGGAGGCTTCAGTGCTTGTGCTGCTACAGCGGCGGCTAAAGGATAACCGCCGCCGTCTGTCAGCCTCAGGAAAAACCTGAGTGTAACCGGTTTATTTCGGCCTCAAATCACTGCGCATGATCTGCCATGCCAGTGTGAGGCCGCCACCTGTGGCCAGCAAAAACAAGACCATGGCAAACCCAGGATAACCAAAAATGCGGAAGCTCGTATCGATTCGCATCAGTAGAGAAGCTCCCATAATCATGGAGGCAAGGATCAAGCCCAGGGTGATGCGATTGGCCACTTTTTGGAGACCAGTCATCACCACTTTTTCATCAATGGTATCCAAATGGATTTTCAATTTATTAGAGGCGACCACCTCCAGGAATTGATTCAACCTTCCTGGCAATTTCTCAAACAGTTCCTTGGCATCCAAAAGGGAATTGAGCAGGTTGCCAGGGGAAAGACTTTTCATGGTCTTTTCCTGCATCAGTTTACCCGCATTGCGGCGGATGGATTCATTGGGGTCAAAGTCGGGATCCAGAGTTCGACCCACGAGATCCAGATTGAGCAAGGTCTTGCCTAGCATCGTCAGTTCCTCCGGCATGCTCAGGCCTGTGTTTGCCGCTACCTGAGTCACTCGCATGACGATTTTTCCCACCTGCATATCCTGCACCGTTGCACCCTGCTGCTGGCTGATGATCTCTGCAATTTCACGGCGGAAGGTGACTTCATCAAAACCATCCCTTTCCGTGCCCATGCTTTGGGCCACTGCCGCTGCCCGGTCGCTCTGCCCATCACTGATGGCGATAAGCAGTTTCAGAAGTTGATC
Coding sequences:
- a CDS encoding lipocalin family protein; this translates as MKIYSFFIAAVSVVLMSCSSTKDTKTLPTAAKVDIQRYMGQWYEIFRLPNQFQRDDSRAEALYTMQPDGTVKVLNTEIRPDGTQKKVSGTATAISDGKNSRLRVTFEGLASLVPVSKEGNYWIIRVAPDYSTALVGTPDRKYLWLLSRTPQISPTRRSAYESEAARLGFDTKRLLHQR
- a CDS encoding DUF3309 family protein; translation: MNNILLILLILLLIGALPAWPYSSGWGYYPSGGLGLILIILVIVALTR
- a CDS encoding type 1 glutamine amidotransferase domain-containing protein — protein: MKLPLDSRHVAILVTDGFEQSELELPLRALELAGAKVTIISPAAGEIQGMHHDEKGDLFDTDLRLDLADPEDFDALLLPGGLANPDTLRSLPAAVSFVREFGLQGKPIAAICHGPWILIEAGLVEGRRLTSWPAIQTDIRNAGGEWVDEEVVVDMKLVTSRQPDDIPAFNSKMIEVFSQGADIPLGVGAQPPLED
- a CDS encoding response regulator, which gives rise to MPLFNSAHTAPAASIRIAVVDDHSIMRAVYRSLVDDCPELLMAWSASTIGEARLHVERDEAPDVIIMDVTLPDGTGYDLVREVLQKYPTIPILMVSAHEEKSYVQQAVDCGARGYLVKDSSPAELMDALETVLSGETYFKPALNLTSG
- a CDS encoding PGPGW domain-containing protein; the encoded protein is MNSQASHSTLKSYWQDFKSSAPGHRFKDFYERRQEERSGSGYGKRFLYVGLGLGLVIAGVVFLALPGPGLLGVALGLALIAGEFSFMASWLDRGEVMLREAVHVLAKWWGHLQSYQRTLCWVLGCLLILAMAGVIYEWLR
- a CDS encoding SDR family oxidoreductase, whose protein sequence is MPQLQQKKKALRPRQKQAQQPGLEHRMDPQPESRVLQTVHQPKLAGQVVVISGGDSGIGRAVALAFAEQGAKTAILYLNERKDAEETVRLVKEAGSDAFSLSGDIGRESFCQRAIAKVIRQWGRLDIVINNAAEQHPQDSLEEITAVQLERTFRTNIFSYFFLTKAALPHLKSGSSIINTTSVTAYRGSASLIDYSSTKGAIVSFTRALAHSVIKRGIRVNAVAPGPVWTPLIPASFPKEKVETFGSDVPLGRAGQPNEIAPCYVFLASAEASYITGQVLHPNGGEIING
- a CDS encoding DNA topoisomerase IB, producing the protein MAAKSSMVSPRPLAEKEHAKEAGLSYASDHRPGITRHLAGKEFIYSSAAGARITDAAVLSRIRSLAIPPAWTDVWICPSDKGHLQATGRDARKRKQYRYHPLWREYRDGNKFQHMVAFARALPKIRRTVRRDLKKPGMPREKVLAAVLKLLETTLIRVGNDEYARTNRSYGLTTLHNKHVKISGDNILFNFRGKSGKVHGIRLKDREMARIVKRCQHMPGQELFAYEDAEGKLHDIGSQDVNEYLRAITGSDFTAKDYRTWAGTVLAAIALREFEDVASQAQAKKNVIVAVESVARMLGNTPSVCRKCYVHPTILDSYFEGLTIATLTKKVAVKIDKSLSALKPEEASVLVLLQRRLKDNRRRLSASGKT